The region TTTCAAGGAACGCGATGTTTGTAAGCAATTGGCCGAGCCTTTCCGGTTGGTGGGCCTGACTCAACTGCCACGGAAACTCGGCCGATTTGCGTCTATTGGGTTCGCCATGAAGCATCGGCAAGTTGCGTACTCCTATCCAATTCTCTTGGCTCTCAAAGTACTCGGCCAGTCGCTGGTGCGGCTGCCAGTGAGCATCCGGCGCTTTCGCGAAATGTTCCTGCACCCATTCGGCTACCTGCAGATGGTAGAACGTCAGCACATTGGCACCGGGTGCGGCGCGCTCGGTGAGGTAGGGGGCGAGGTCGAAGCGGAGCCGCGACCAGATCGTAATGGGAATGCGAGTCGCATTTGGCGGCAGATCGTGGCGGTTCGTCACCGAAGCGTCATAGAGTTCCTTCTTGTATTCGGGGTCGGCGAAAAGGACTTCCAGGATTTCGGTCTCTGCCAGTCCATAGCGGGACGCGGCGAGATAACCCAACACGCGTTCCACCAGCAGCGAACCGTGGTTCGCAGGCAGGCTGAGCCGGCCGAACAGTTGCTTGAGGAGTGCAGGAACAGCCTCGGCCACCTTCGGTGCTTCATCATAGGACCGCCACAGCCGGGCTTCCTCGAACAGCAGCTTGAGATAGATCGGCTGACGGCAGACCGCCGACGCAAGTCGTTGCTCGATGCGTGCGCGCTGGTCCCGACTGACCGTGCGTCCCGCCTGGGGCAGCCAGCGCTCAAACAGCAGCGTCCTGGCTTCGGCCTCCGGGAACGCGTCCAGATTGATGAACGGTGTCGCTGGGAGTTGGCGTTTCTTGAGTTCGGCATACGGTTGGCCCTCCGAATCGTCCTCGGCCCGGTCGGACAGGCAGGAGACGACGAGCTTCACATAGGGCGGCAACTCGCCCAACGGAATCCAGGTGAGAAGGCGTCCGCTGTCCGCGTCGTAAAGCTGGTCGAGGGCGTCCAGAAACAGGATCAGTGGTAGCTGTAGCTTCTCGGCGGCCCGCAAGTGCTGGTCGAATTCGTCACGCAGCTCCTTGATGTCGGTGGGAAGCGCGCCTTCGCGCGGGTTTCGCTGCCGCAATTCCTGACAGAGACTTGTGAGCAGCCCGCGCAGGTCGGACGAGTGGGGCGTGACGCCGATGAAGCGCGTGATAATTGTGGATTTCGGATCTCGGATTTCAGATTGCAGCCCCTCCGATCCAGATTCCGCATTCCGCAATCCGCATTCCGCACTGGCCCGGGCCATCAACGCCGTCTTGCCGCAACCGGATGAACCATGCACCACCAGCGGCTGCCTTGAAGCATTCTGCAAATAGGCACGGATTGCCTTCAACTCGACTTCTCGCCCGACAAACGTTTCTTTGCCACCGCGCTCGCGACCAAAGCGCTGGTGCTCGTCCTGCTCGATCTTCAGTTCGCGCGTGGCGCGTTCAGGGGAGCCTTGTGTGCTCTTGTTCCAATACTCCTCGATCTGTCGTTTGATAATCGGCTCAAATCTCTTGAACACCGCATCACAGAATGCCTTGGTGGCTGCCTCAGAAGCGTCCAGGAGGATTCCGTCGCCTTCGCGTTTCAGACGGGAAAATGGAATGCGCAACGGCCCGTTTTTACCCAGCCTTAGCCGGATCACCTTCTTCAGCGCGGTCTGCCTCGCGGCTGCGGCAGGGTCGAACTCTCCGGAATCCGTCCGGTCAAAGAAGTCCTTCACCTCGGCGGCGGTGAAGTCCCTCCGGTTGTCGATCTCACGAAAACAGGCGATCACATGGCGTTCCGCGTTTGCCGCCGACAGGGCACCACACCAAATCTCCTGCTCGGTGGCTGAGGCCTGAAACCGGGCAAACTGCGGGATGGCGCGCTTGGGATATTGCGGGTCATTCACTTCGCCCACATGCCGCTCCCAATCCACGCCATCGAACCATCGTCCCTCTGCGGGGAACGCGGTGTTGATGAGGCTCCACAGAACCTGCTGGACATCCAGCCAATCCTGCGTGTCGTTGCCGTCCTTTGTGCGGGTGTAGTCGCGCCCTTTGCCAAGATTTTGGCGCGGTTGCAGGATGTAGTTCAGCGGAGCCCGGTCGGGGTCGGCCTCCGGCGGGTCCGGCAGCAAGACATTCTCGTCGCAACGATACCATGCCCTCAGAATCGCCAGCGGATCGAGACCTTGACCACGCCTGACTTCCCCATTCGTGCCTGCGCTGAGCGGCGTCGAAGGGCTATTCGTGACCTTCGTGGTTGCCACTCTCTCCAGTTCCTGAAACTCACTTTCCGAAATCGCTTCCGGCAAAGGCCGCCAGCCATAGCGGTCGCCGAGCAAGACGAGAAAATTGGGCTCCGGCGAGATCTCCTGCGCCCGCCGCAGCTCATCGAAGCAGATCCTCATCGTCCGGTGATCCAAGCCAGCCTCGGTCGAGACGCCCCAGCGTAGATCAATGGCCTGGAACTGAAACCCGCTTTTCTGGCAAAGCTCTTCCAGCTTGGGATACACCTCGGCCGCGAGCGCATTGCGCTCGTGCTTCATGTCGCTGAACGTCGAACTGACGAACACGCGGATGACGGGGCGGAGACGGGGGGAGGTGGTTTGATAGGTCATGGTTCATTCCTCCCACAGAGTCGGCAATGGCACGAGCCAAAGCTTGTCGCCAAACGGAATCAGTTTGTCGCCGGTGTAGAGAACCGCCCCGGTGACGAACTTCTCGCCGAGTTGACCCCGCAACTCTTTCAGGGCCGCGAAGTCGGATGTGCCCACGGTGGCGCTGGTTCCATTGAGCAGCACGGCCGTCGTGGCGGCCATGGCCCGCCTGATGGAATCCTGAATGTGTCTCTGAATCATGGTGAGATAGTAACCACTTTGTGGTGATTTTGCGAGCGGCTGTTTTGCCTGTGTTCGGCATCCGGCGAAAGAAAGCGAGAAACAGCCGCGAGTGGGCGATGCCGTGCGCGAGATAAAGCTGCCAGTCCGCGCCGGTGGTGATGGCGTGCTGGTCGAAGAAGGGCGTGAGTTCGCGGCCAGAGCTGAATTTCCGATGCTCTGCCTGGATTTCTTCAACGAAACGGGTGATCCAGCCCGAGGTGTTGTCGCTCCGGGCGTAGGAGACGAAGAAGTCGCGGATGTCAGGTTGGGTGGCCATACATTAATGGAGTGTGACCTAGCCGTACTTCGGGTAGAGCCAGTGCTTGCCGACCTGAGTGCGTGGCTGCTGACACTCGGGGTATATCGCTTCGGGTGGCATGGGTCATTTTTCCGAGACGTGATACATGGGGCCTTTTTTTCGAATGATCGAGAAGCCTGCGAGGCTGACCTGCTCGGGGATCTTTTGGACGTTGTTGCGGTCTTTCTTCTTCTGCGGCTCTTTCAGTTCGGCATAAGGAATGAGCAAATTGTGACTGTGAATCGCGTCCTTACGCTCGCCTAGAATCCATCCGTTCGCTTTTTTGAGCATGACCCACATGTCGTGCTCCTCTTCAGCGAGCATTTCGAGGGTGTTGGGTTCGGAGAGGATTTCAAGCACCTGTTCGTCGGTCAGGATATCCCCGCTGTCGGGAGTTTGGACGATTTGCAGCCCGGCGAGCCCGAGCAACCAGGGAATGCGCATGGCTGCCGCAGTGTTGTCCGCTTTCTGCTCGGGCGGCAGATTGGGGTAGGGGGTGTTATTCGGGTTTTCTCGTTCCGCGAGCGGGATGTAAGACAGGTGGATGGCCGGGGCGAGTTTCTCCGCAAGGCATTGGAATTCCGCATCGTGAGTAAGGATCGCCTTGAAGGCGGCGGCGCCTTTCTGCCGGATTTTGCCCTTCGAGTCGCGAATATCGTCCACATTCATCGCGAGGACGGCATCGCTGGGGAGGTCGGAAGGGAGATAGCGGGTACGGCCTGCGGCGTTGCCGCGAATGGCCAACACGATCTTCTCGAACGAGCGAGATCCGTTGGTGTAACGCGGCGTTTCGAGCAATGCGGAGAGGAGTCCGGGATCCATCTCAAGCCGCTGGTCAGGTTTCAATTTCAGCTTTGCACGCAGGAGGAGGGCGCGACGAAGGGGGTAGCTGACGTCGTCTGGATTGGGGTCTTGTCCACCGTTCCAGTCACGTTTGATCTGCTGGTTCGGCCCAAGGATGTTGAGGGTGCCGTGAAGGCGGCTCATGAAGTCAGGGCCTTTTGCGAGCTTGAAGTTGTTCCAATCGGCGGTTTGCTCGGGGGTGAGGGTGCCTTCTGTGGGCGGCTTGGGGCCGAAGTGCTCGGCGTCATCGCTGGTGCCGCCGGCGAAAACAAAGATACAACGGCCAAGCGGATGGGTGATCTGGCCTTCCTGGAAGACACCGTCGTTCATGGGGGCAAGCAACAGTTTGAGCCATTTGTATTGGTCCGAGTCGAATTCGTCCCAGAAGACGACCGGCAGCTTGCCGCGAAGCACCTCGTCGCGGACCTGATGGAGGGCGCCGGCCAAGTCGGCTTCGTCGAATTGCGAAAGGTTGAATTTGCATATCTTGCCCTCATCGCCGAGCACCTGCCCGGCAATCTGTTCAATGCCGAAGGATTTGCCGGCACCGGGAGGGCCAAAGACGGCGAGGGAGAGGGGTTTGGTGTCTTTGCCTGCTTTGTAGGTTCGGATGAGGGTCTTGAAATTACGGAGCGCTTCGATTTCGCTGCGGTCGGCGGTGAGGAGTTCCCCGAAACAGGCATGAGGGATGGCGCGCAATTCGCGTTTGCCGGTGAGCGCAAAACGCCGGGCCAGGCCGTGGAGCGGACTTCCCTGTGAACCGCAGGCGGCGATGCGCCAGCAGGAATCCGGCTCTCGGATTCTTTGAGCCGGGATTTCGACATCGCCGAAGTTCCCGAACACATCGCGCTTAAGACCGTCGAATGCGGATGGATCGTTACGCAGTACCCGGGCCATACGGGCGGAAGGAATCCCGGGTTCAGTATTATTCTCTGTTGCATCGACTGGGCCGTGCCCGAGTACGTGGAGCAGGCGCATGGCGAGAAGCCCGCGCGGTATCGCAGCGGCGATGGCCATGATCCGATCCTGCCCTAAAGCCAGTTGCGCGGCAAGTGCAGCGGACATGGCACACGCGGATCCGTAGACGTCGCCGTCGATGTGATGCTCCTGAGCCCACTCCCCTTCCATGTGGACGGGGTCAAAGATGAGACGGTAGGTGGCGTCATTCGAGGCGTCGGTTGTTCTGCTGCGCCAGACGGCACCTTCGCCGTGTATGGTAACCACCACGTCACGGCAGGAACGGAGATCGGCAAGGGTCGGGTTGAATTCGAGTTCGCGTGCGATCTCCAGGGCCGTGCGCTCCCAAGAGACGCGGCAACTCACGCGTACCGCTTCGGTACGGAGCCGGCTGAGCGAGAGCAGTACAACCGACCGGGCGGGGACTCCGGCGCAGACTCCACGCCACCAGAGTTCGCCTCGGCAGAAGGGGGGGGCCATTTTCCAAACCACGGTTGCATCCGGTCGCATCCAAAATGGTTCATGCGGAAGCGTTTCTCCATGCGGGTGCCGGTAGCAATTGGCGTGATCCACCAAGACGAGCACGCCGGGATTGTAGCCATCAGGAATCGGGGCCGGGCCTTCCGGCTTGGGGAAAACAAAGCTGGCATCGCAGACGCCCGAACCAATGGAGCGCCCGACGCGCCAGATTTTAGTCTTATCGCCCTTGTCAGCGAAACGCTCTCCCAGCGGACAAGGACGCCAGACGCCGAAGGTGGGCGGAGCGACGAGATTGCTTGAAATGTGGGCGGTCTTAATTAAGGAAACTTGCGGTGCTTTTTCCAATTGGTTGATTTCGATTTTCGCTTTCAGCTCGCTCTCAGACAATTCCTGCTTCGCTACAGCCAAAGCCTTTTCCGCAACCGGTACGAACGCCATATTCTCCTTAACCCATGCAGCGAGCATACGCTGAACAAGCCCGGCTCCACCGAGGCTATGGCGCATCGTGGTGCGTGTGCCGGGCGGCGGGTTGTCTGCGCCGGAGTGGAGGTAAATGTCAAAGTCAGAGCCGGCGTCGCCTGCAACGAGGATATCAAAGATCGGTTTCGTTTCACGCATTTGGATACTCCTATGATTTATAGACTATAACCCACCCGACGTTAATACGCACGCCCAAACTTTGGACCTGTCGGGCCGTAACCCGGGACACAATCTCACCATTCAGCCATTACGAACAACTGGATTTCTATGGGCCGTGTTAGCACGTAAGGCCCTAATCGCCGCACCACCTGCCGGCAGCGGGCTTGTAACGCCCGCTGTACTGTCTTTGATCCACCATGGCAATACCACACATCCCCGCAACGCCCTCCGGGGGGCGTCACGCACGCAGGTGTCCGAGCGGGATCGCAAACAGGCGATCACTCTGCCATGCGCTTACTCAAGGATTCGGTTTTTGAGACGCCGGAGCTGCAGGATCCGTTTTTCAAGCAGCCAGACCAGCCACGCGTCTTTCGTCACCAGATCGTTCTCCAGATCGCTCCATGTGCTGGCGGCGTCGATGAAGGC is a window of Lentisphaerota bacterium DNA encoding:
- a CDS encoding DUF4062 domain-containing protein — translated: MTYQTTSPRLRPVIRVFVSSTFSDMKHERNALAAEVYPKLEELCQKSGFQFQAIDLRWGVSTEAGLDHRTMRICFDELRRAQEISPEPNFLVLLGDRYGWRPLPEAISESEFQELERVATTKVTNSPSTPLSAGTNGEVRRGQGLDPLAILRAWYRCDENVLLPDPPEADPDRAPLNYILQPRQNLGKGRDYTRTKDGNDTQDWLDVQQVLWSLINTAFPAEGRWFDGVDWERHVGEVNDPQYPKRAIPQFARFQASATEQEIWCGALSAANAERHVIACFREIDNRRDFTAAEVKDFFDRTDSGEFDPAAAARQTALKKVIRLRLGKNGPLRIPFSRLKREGDGILLDASEAATKAFCDAVFKRFEPIIKRQIEEYWNKSTQGSPERATRELKIEQDEHQRFGRERGGKETFVGREVELKAIRAYLQNASRQPLVVHGSSGCGKTALMARASAECGLRNAESGSEGLQSEIRDPKSTIITRFIGVTPHSSDLRGLLTSLCQELRQRNPREGALPTDIKELRDEFDQHLRAAEKLQLPLILFLDALDQLYDADSGRLLTWIPLGELPPYVKLVVSCLSDRAEDDSEGQPYAELKKRQLPATPFINLDAFPEAEARTLLFERWLPQAGRTVSRDQRARIEQRLASAVCRQPIYLKLLFEEARLWRSYDEAPKVAEAVPALLKQLFGRLSLPANHGSLLVERVLGYLAASRYGLAETEILEVLFADPEYKKELYDASVTNRHDLPPNATRIPITIWSRLRFDLAPYLTERAAPGANVLTFYHLQVAEWVQEHFAKAPDAHWQPHQRLAEYFESQENWIGVRNLPMLHGEPNRRKSAEFPWQLSQAHQPERLGQLLTNIAFLETKVAAELPFDLLDDFHRLDKLCQELPELEPEISEVFRESFVLWRILGSILDQVTVDPASIGAQIGIELQNIGAASSSQPREGSLLRRLDQATNDRPCFSRFSGGTGVPYLAQTALRQDFVHFLRFSADSGKLLYADAEGKIVQWNWSAPEIHQTESLTTSNFSGAAFVSDQSLVIAGPNEAWMFSCQSLWDERFCSGTWKRMLTSEAEASLGAVAGCPLSGTFLVSEVGYDIARIVRFRGTDRIQPLKMPYVGGIPHVNFISVSSNEQVMAVCFGDGTLAMSTGFCAVVHSGGINACAFLEKDMEIATIGADGVLAIRSLEGELKREVNLIQGTGTCLAYCPQHRLIVVGHRNGYISVEPNAGSDFELVSGFWPGVRGQVSSICFSSCGNYLATAGSNGVVRVFEIDAVKQACKTKSIGQSGFPAGPINDVRFLDRSRDLVFLDRNQKVRTDSPTADSRYLPFGCNCFCIDQTRERIVAARNDEIYFLTPSTGEPEYMEQVGGAEKHSMTISSDGRFLALIENDRLIMYEIGNRKPMLEQRLDLSLTQFMAVQTRPLKRAPLRFCRNGKLLAVPLESTVLESPNGRGTFDPDLRRNLLFVEVPSGQISGTIEYRGFCTALDEIPEKDILIVGLGRGVVHVGSQEVICQSENDALLFCSIAEGCCLQSRRLITEDLGVEGIAIERETNFKGCIVVAFESGRIRLTSLHSDFWAASICIPDPAVGVRFRNGIVQVADNGAQRGNWPALHQFTLHFPIAE